One genomic window of Cannabis sativa cultivar Pink pepper isolate KNU-18-1 chromosome 2, ASM2916894v1, whole genome shotgun sequence includes the following:
- the LOC115718912 gene encoding 5-methyltetrahydropteroyltriglutamate--homocysteine methyltransferase 2 gives MPKASFHTIAPLRFTSSFSISIAFAPYTNPPSFLRFSFRTTTLRAMASHIVGYPRMGPKRELKFALESFWDGKSSSDDLQKVAADLRVSIWKQMADAGIKYIPSNTFSYYDQVLDTTAMLGAVPSRYGWNGGEIGFDVYFSMARGNATVPAMEMTKWFDTNYHYIVPELGPDVKFSYASHKAVQEFKEAKALGLDTVPVLVGPVSYLLLSKPAKGVEKSFSLLSLIGNILPVYKEVVAELKAAGATWIQFDEPTLVKDLDSHQLQAFTHAYSELESSLSGLNVIIESYFADVPAEAYKTLTSLKGVAGYGFDLVRGTKTLDLIKSGFPSGKYLFAGVVDGRNIWANDLASSISTLEALEGIVGKDKVVVSTSCSLLHTAVDLVNETKLDAEIKSWLAFAAQKVVEVNALAKALSGHKNEAFFAANAAAQASRKSSPRVTNEHVQKSAAALKGSDHRRATNVSVRLDAQQKKLSLPVLPTTTIGSFPQTMDLRRVRREYKAKKISEENYVSAIKEEINKVVKLQEELDIDVLVHGEPERNDMVEYFGEQLSGFAFTVNGWVQSYGSRCVKPPIIYGDVSRPKAMTVFWSSLAQSLTKRPMKGMLTGPVTILNWSFVRNDQPRSETCYQIALAIKDEVEDLEKAGITVIQIDEAALREGLPLRKSEQAFYLDWAVHSFRITNCGVQDTTQIHTHMCYSNFNDIIHSIINMDADVITIENSRSDEKLLSVFREGVKYGAGIGPGVYDIHSPRIPSAEEIADRINKMLAVLETNILWVNPDCGLKTRKYTEVKPALSNMVAAAKLLRSQLASAK, from the exons ATGCCCAAAGCTTCATTCCATACAATTGCACCCTTGAGGTTCACCTCTTCCTTTTCAATATCAATTGCTTTCGCTCCTTATACCAACCCTCCCTCCTTTCTTCGTTTCTCTTTCCGTACTACTACTCTCAG AGCAATGGCTTCCCACATTGTTGGGTATCCCAGGATGGGACCCAAGAGAGAGCTCAAGTTTGCCTTGGAATCTTTCTGGGATGGGAAGAGTAGCTCTGATGATTTGCAGAAGGTTGCAGCAGATCTTAGAGTATCTATCTGGAAACAGATGGCTGATGCTGGAATCAAGTACATTCCATCCAACACATTTTCTTACTATGATCAGGTGTTGGATACCACTGCTATGCTTGGGGCTGTTCCCTCGAGATATGGTTGGAATGGCGGCGAGATTGGCTTTGATGTTTACTTCTCCATGGCTAGGGGTAATGCCACTGTTCCTGCTATGGAAATGACCAAGTGGTTTGACACCAACTA CCACTATATTGTCCCTGAATTGGGTCCGGATGTTAAGTTCTCTTATGCATCACACAAGGCAGTGCAAGAATTTAAGGAAGCTAAAGCT CTAGGATTAGATACTGTACCTGTTCTTGTTGGTCCAGTGTCTTACTTGTTGCTATCAAAACCAGCAAAAGGTGTTGAGAAgtccttctctcttctttcccTCATTGGAAATATTCTTCCAGTCTACAA GGAGGTTGTGGCTGAACTAAAGGCTGCAGGTGCCACTTGGATTCAGTTTGATGAGCCCACCCTTGTGAAGGATCTTGATTCTCACCAATTACAAGCATTTACTCATGCCTACTCAGAACTAGAGTCATCTTTGTCTGGTTTGAATGTTATAATTGAATCATATTTTGCTGATGTTCCTGCCGAggcatacaaaacacttacctcTCTAAAGGGTGTAGCTGGGTATGGCTTTGACCTGGTCCGCGGAACAAAGACCCTTGATTTGATCAAGAGTGGATTTCCTTCTGGAAAATACTTGTTTGCTGGAGTGGTAGATGGGCGCAATATATGGGCCAACGATCTTGCATCCTCCATCAGTACCCTAGAGGCACTTGAGGGTATTGTTGGAAAAG ACAAGGTTGTTGTCTCTACATCCTGCTCTCTTCTACACACTGCGGTTGATCTTGTGAATGAGACTAAGTTAGATGCGGAGATCAAGTCATGGCTTGCATTTGCTGCTCAAAAAGTAGTTGAAGTAAATGCCTTGGCTAAGGCATTGTCTGGACACAAAAATGAG GCTTTCTTTGCTGCCAATGCAGCAGCTCAAGCTTCAAGAAAATCTTCCCCTAGGGTAACAAATGAGCATGTTCAAAAATCA GCTGCTGCTTTGAAGGGCTCTGACCACCGTCGAGCAACAAATGTGAGTGTCAGGCTGGATGCCCAGCAGAAAAAGTTGAGCCTTCCTGTTCTTCCAACTACCACAATTGGATCCTTCCCTCAGACCATGGATCTCAGAAGAGTCCGTCGTGAATACAAGGCTAAAAA AATCTCCGAAGAAAATTATGTCAGTGCGATCAAGGAGGAGATTAACAAAGTTGTCAAGCTCCAAGAAGAGCTTGACATTGATGTATTGGTCCATGGGGAGCCAGAG AGGAATGATATGGTTGAGTACTTTGGAGAGCAATTATCTGGCTTTGCCTTCACTGTGAATGGGTGGGTTCAGTCTTATGGATCTCGCTGTGTCAAGCCACCTATCATCTATGGTGATGTCAGTCGCCCCAAGGCCATGACAGTCTTCTGGTCCTCATTAGCTCAGAGTTTGACTAAGCGCCCAATGAAAGGAATGCTCACTGGTCCTGTAACTATTTTGAATTGGTCTTTCGTTAGAAATGATCAACCAAG GTCTGAGACCTGCTATCAAATTGCTTTGGCGATTAAGGATGAAGTTGAGGATCTTGAAAAGGCTGGAATTACTGTTATCCAGATTGATGAGGCTGCTTTAAGAGAAGGTTTGCCTCTTAGGAAGTCCGAGCAGGCTTTCTATCTTGATTGGGCCGTTCACTCCTTCAGAATCACCAACTGTGGTGTCCAAGATACTACTCAG ATTCACACCCACATGTGCTACTCAAATTTCAATGACATCATCCACTCGATAATCAACATGGATGCTGATGTGATTACCATCGAGAACTCAAGATCTGATGAGAAGCTTCTGTCTGTGTTTCGCGAGGGAGTGAAGTATGGCGCTGGCATTGGCCCTGGTGTGTATGACATCCACTCACCAAGGATCCCATCTGCAGAAGAAATCGCTGACCGGATCAATAAGATGCTTGCTGTCTTGGAGACTAACATTCTGTGGGTCAACCCTGATTGCGGACTCAAGACTCGCAAATATACTGAAGTGAAGCCTGCCCTTAGCAACATGGTTGCTGCTGCCAAGCTTCTCCGCTCCCAGCTGGCCAGTGCTAAGTGA
- the LOC133033913 gene encoding uncharacterized protein LOC133033913: MATTRSGSKSPSPAKKISKISKKPPTNSSKVDPKMSLKRIAKKGMSDVAEPSGSKKRPIPNKIESRKTKRAKSSKSAKDVISYFDFEDEVHEGEVKPKVKFKVLLP; encoded by the exons ATGGCCACCACTAGGTCGGGTTCGAAGTCACCTTCCCCagctaaaaaaatttctaaaatttctaagaAACCTCCTACAAATTCATCTAAAGTTGATCCTAAGATGAGTTTGAAGCGCATTGCGAAGAAAGGAATGAGTGATGTTGCAGAGCCATCTGGTTCTAAGAAAAGACCTATTCCAAATAAGATTGAGTCTCGTAAGACAAAGAGAGCAAAATCTTCGAAATCTGCCAAGGAT GTTAtatcttattttgattttgaggATGAAGTGCATGAAGGGGAAGTGAAGCCTAAAGTTAAATTCAAGGTATTGTTACCTTGA